In [Mycobacterium] stephanolepidis, the genomic window TAACGCACACGCACCGCGGACCAACACTCTCACCAGCGCGAAACCAAGTACCGCGGGCGCAACCGCCGGGACCACACCAGCCGACGACTCCAAGTCGCCCACGCAGACTCTGTCAGGTCTCGACACAACGATCAGCGATCCGAAAGCAATTGAGGCGCAACTTCCTCGAATCAAGATCGCCGTACCGGATTCGCTTCCCTCCGCCGCTGGCGTCCCCAGCACACAGACACCGCAGGCGGGCAAAAGGACTTCCGCCCGAGACACTGATCCTGCCGTCACTGCGCCACGTCACACCGCAGCGGATAGCGAGCCGGCCAACAAGACCACTTCCACGGTCAGCATCACCCGAAGCGCGCCGACAGCAACCCTCACCGATACGGTCGCACCACAGCACCTGGCAACACTGGAGTTGCCACGACGCCAGTCAGCCCCAGCCGAAGTAGCACTGGCACCAATGGCTTTAGCGCCACAGGCCTCCGTCGCCACGGCGGTGGCGCCTGCCCTCCCCGCGCCGGTCGCCCCACTTGCACCCCCGGCGCCCGCGCCCGTTCCGGTGCCAGTCAATCCACCGGCGCCCACCGGTGGAACCAGCTCCGTCACGTCGACCTCTGTCAACACCCGCAAGCGCGGTGAGAGCGCCGGCGACACCGTGACCCAGGAACCTGTGAACAAGGTGCTGGTGATCGGTGTTGACGGCACCAACATGAGCAAGATTCTTGATGCGCAGACACCCAACTTCCACGAGTTGATGCAAGAGGGCACCACTGGCGTGTCAAGTATCGCCGGGCACACCACCATCTCCGCAGACTCGTGGACGACGATCCTGACCGGCGTATGGGACACCAAACATGGGGTGACCAACAACGGCATCACCAACGACTTCACCCGGTTCCCCTCCGTGTACACCCAGATCGAAAGGGCCAAACCGGAACTCAAAACCGCATCGATAGCAGACTGGAACGTGCTGGAGAAGATTGCGCAGGGCGGTATCGGCGCCGACCAGGTTGTCCGCACGCCCGCTATCGCCGGTGACGACTCCGAAAGCCAACTCGACGCGCAGACCACTGCCCATGTCGCCACGTCAATCCAGAAAGACGGCCCCGACTTTCTCTTCACCCACCTAGACCAGGTGGACCACGCCGGCCACCTCTACGGCGGCGGGTCTCAGCAATACATCGACGCACTCGAGCACACAGACGCCAACGTCGGCACCATCATGGACGCGGTCCGAGCCCGAGAAGCGGCGACCGGCGAGAAGTGGACGGTGCTGGTGGTGACCGATCACGGACACCGTCCGGAGTTGGGTATCGGGCATGGATTCCAGTCTCCCAACGAGACATCCACCTTTGTGATCGCTCGCGGCCCCAGCTTCACACCCGGCCAGATCAACCCGGCGTTCGGGATCGACGACATCACCCCGACCGCCCTGGGGCTACTCGGAGTGTCGTCGCTTCCCGACTCGGACGGCACCGATCTGCGGTCCCTCGCCGACCATGCCAGTACCCCAACCAACCGCAAGACAGCGATCAGCGACATGGTCAATGCCAATCATTATCCAGACCTGCTCACCCGGCTGCGGCTCGGAATCCGTTCGGTGATCAGCCTTCCCGCCGGTCCGCTGCTCGACGGAATCGTCGATGGCGTCAACGGCATACGGCAGCAGCTTGAT contains:
- a CDS encoding alkaline phosphatase family protein; its protein translation is MALAPQASVATAVAPALPAPVAPLAPPAPAPVPVPVNPPAPTGGTSSVTSTSVNTRKRGESAGDTVTQEPVNKVLVIGVDGTNMSKILDAQTPNFHELMQEGTTGVSSIAGHTTISADSWTTILTGVWDTKHGVTNNGITNDFTRFPSVYTQIERAKPELKTASIADWNVLEKIAQGGIGADQVVRTPAIAGDDSESQLDAQTTAHVATSIQKDGPDFLFTHLDQVDHAGHLYGGGSQQYIDALEHTDANVGTIMDAVRAREAATGEKWTVLVVTDHGHRPELGIGHGFQSPNETSTFVIARGPSFTPGQINPAFGIDDITPTALGLLGVSSLPDSDGTDLRSLADHASTPTNRKTAISDMVNANHYPDLLTRLRLGIRSVISLPAGPLLDGIVDGVNGIRQQLDAVGSSGVPVFSQLASATSWALGAFNQGLTVVTNTVVTVVNRLTGAGVVDAAPGDNDRSLPQQVLPAL